In Mangifera indica cultivar Alphonso chromosome 1, CATAS_Mindica_2.1, whole genome shotgun sequence, a single genomic region encodes these proteins:
- the LOC123209630 gene encoding pentatricopeptide repeat-containing protein At1g79080, chloroplastic, with product MAALLNSLSNITNPSPEPKRTCGFYSHIPNLPSFSLNKGFKRVLASSQVTISPKDSVYTVPNWKYGKNDSRTRDHKLNDAFLHLEKIVMKGHKPDVGQATKLLYDLCKANKMKKAIKVMEIMVSSGIIPDASSYTYLVNCLCKRGNVGYAMQLVDKMEEYGYPTNTVTYNSLVRGLCMHGNLNQSLQLLDKLIQKGLVPNAFTYSFLLEAAYKERGVDEAMKLLDEIIVKGGKPNLVSYNVLLTGLCKEGRTEEAIQYFRNLPLKGFCPNVVSYNILLRSLCHEGRWEEANELLAEMDGEDRVPSIVTYNILISSLSIHGKADQALKVLDEMIKARFKLTAASYNPIIGCLCREGKVDLVVKCLDQMIYRRCKPNEGTYSAIAMLCGGEKVQEAFSIIQSLGNKQNFSTHEYFKNVIASLCRKGNTYHAFQLLYEMTKYGFTPDSYTYSSLIRGLCMEGMLQEALEIFMVMEEYDYKPEVDNFNALILGLCKSKRTDLSLEVFEMMIEKGHMPNETTYTILIEGIAHEGEVELSAQVLKELHLRHVVSQTTVERLVMQYDLEGLQS from the coding sequence atggCTGCCCTGCTTAATTCACTCTCTAACATTACAAACCCATCTCCAGAACCCAAAAGGACATGTGGGTTTTATTCACACATTCCAAATCTTCCTTCTTTTTCACTCAATAAAGGTTTTAAAAGAGTTTTAGCATCATCCCAGGTCACCATTTCCCCAAAAGACTCTGTTTACACTGTACCCAATTGGAAGTATGGTAAAAATGACTCTAGAACTAGGGATCATAAGCTTAACGATGCATTCTTGCATTTGGAGAAAATTGTGATGAAGGGTCACAAGCCTGATGTAGGTCAAGCCACTAAGCTTTTGTATGATTTATGTAAGgctaataaaatgaaaaaggcAATTAAAGTTATGGAAATTATGGTTAGCTCAGGGATTATTCCTGATGCATCTTCTTATACTTATTTGGTGAATTGTTTGTGTAAGAGAGGGAATGTTGGTTATGCAATGCAATTAGTTGATAAAATGGAGGAGTATGGGTATCCGACCAATACAGTTACTTATAATTCACTTGTTAGAGGGCTTTGTATGCATGGTAATTTGAATCAGAGTTTGCAGCTCTTGGATAAGTTGATACAGAAGGGGTTAGTTCCGAATGCATTCACTTATTCATTCTTGCTTGAAGCCGCGTATAAGGAAAGGGGTGTGGATGAGGCAATGAAGTTATTGGATGAGATAATTGTTAAGGGTGGGAAGCCTAACCTGGTTAGTTACAATGTATTGTTGACTGGCTTGTGCAAGGAAGGTAGGACTGAAGAGGCAATTCAATACTTTAGGAATTTGCCTTTGAAAGGGTTTTGTCCGAATGTTGTGAGTTATAATATTTTGCTGAGGAGTTTGTGCCATGAAGGACGGTGGGAGGAGGCAAATGAGCTCTTGGCTGAGATGGATGGTGAGGATCGTGTCCCATCAATTGTTACTTATAACATACTAATAAGTTCCCTTTCAATCCATGGTAAAGCTGATCAAGCTCTAAAGGTTTTGGATGAAATGATTAAGGCTCGTTTTAAGCTCACTGCTGCAAGCTACAATCCGATTATTGGTTGTCTTTGCAGAGAGGGAAAGGTAGATCTTGTGGTCAAGTGTTTGGACCAAATGATTTATCGGCGATGTAAACCAAACGAGGGAACATATAGTGCTATTGCAATGCTCTGTGGGGGTGAGAAGGTGCAAGAAGCATTCTCCATCATTCAAAGCCTGGggaataaacaaaatttttccaCGCATGAGTATTTCAAAAATGTGATTGCAAGTTTGTGTAGAAAAGGGAACACATACCATGCATTTCAGCTTTTATATGAAATGACAAAGTATGGGTTTACACCTGACTCTTATACATATTCATCCTTGATCAGAGGGTTATGTATGGAGGGAATGCTTCAGGAGGCCTTAGAGATATTCATGGTAATGGAAGAATATGACTATAAGCCTGAAGTAGATAACTTCAATGCACTTATACTTGGATTATGCAAATCAAAGAGAACTGACTTGTCTCTTGAAGTTTTTGAAATGATGATTGAGAAAGGTCACATGCCTAATGAAACGACTTATACCATTCTCATAGAAGGAATTGCCCATGAAGGAGAGGTTGAGCTCTCAGCTCAAGTTTTGAAAGAGTTGCATTTGAGACATGTTGTGAGTCAGACTACTGTCGAAAGACTCGTTATGCAATACGACCTTGAGGGTTTGCAATCATAA
- the LOC123212111 gene encoding putative protein TPRXL, whose product MPVVMASACVNNNISVSSESFPSYEWLSPGRSSRTSFSGEEEQPSSSSMKPSSLVEEGEDIQDPVDFEFRLEDPVMMLPADELFSDGKLVPLHLSTVKPSSATTSSTEESTKPCMDPYLFSPKAPRCSSRWRELLGLKKLYQNSKSENRSKTTPSNHTAKSSIKHFLHRNSKSSSSSSSGSSSLESSLSLPLLKDLSDSETISLSSSRLSLSSSSSGHEHEDHPRLSLDSDKTGLSPSPNPFANPPRMRIVKHRDNQQHCINSTHVSRAGRSPMRRETAAATAGRGVSVDSPRLNSSGKIVFQSLERSSSSPSSFNGGPRFKHRGMERSYSANVRITPVLNVPICSLRGSPKSGSVFGFSQLFSSQQKNGHGNAARQQNNSRNRTDRT is encoded by the coding sequence ATGCCAGTTGTCATGGCCTCCGCCTGCGTCAATAATAATATCAGCGTCTCGTCAGAGAGCTTCCCCTCGTACGAATGGCTGAGTCCAGGGCGGAGTTCTAGAACGTCCTTTAGTGGGGAGGAAGAACAGCCGTCGTCTTCTTCGATGAAACCGTCCTCTCTGGTGGAGGAAGGGGAGGATATTCAAGATCCGGTTGATTTCGAGTTCCGTTTAGAGGATCCAGTGATGATGCTCCCCGCCGACGAGCTCTTCTCCGACGGAAAGCTCGTGCCGCTACACCTCTCTACCGTAAAGCCGTCCTCAGCCACCACCAGTTCAACGGAGGAGTCAACGAAGCCGTGCATGGACCCTTACTTGTTCTCACCAAAGGCTCCAAGGTGTTCAAGCCGCTGGAGGGAGTTATTAGGTTTGAAAAAACTGTACCAAAACTCAAAATCTGAAAATCGCTCAAAAACGACGCCGTCTAATCATACTGCAAAATCTTCTATTAAACATTTCCTTCATCGAAACTCCAAATCTTCTTCATCCTCCTCTTCAGGTTCTTCTTCTCTGGAGTCATCTCTTAGTCTTCCTCTACTAAAAGACTTGTCGGATAGCGAGACGATTTCACTATCTTCATCTCGTTTGTCGCTTTCTTCTTCGTCATCGGGTCATGAGCACGAGGATCACCCGAGGCTCTCTCTTGACTCGGATAAAACCGGTTTGAGCCCTAGTCCGAATCCTTTTGCGAATCCTCCAAGAATGAGGATCGTCAAACACAGAGATAATCAGCAACATTGTATAAATTCGACACATGTCTCACGTGCCGGACGGAGTCCAATGCGGAGAGAAACCGCAGCCGCTACTGCCGGTAGGGGAGTCTCCGTCGACAGTCCGAGATTGAATTCTTCCGGTAAAATAGTGTTTCAAAGCTTGGAGAGAAGCTCAAGCAGTCCCAGTAGCTTCAATGGCGGGCCCAGGTTCAAGCACCGAGGCATGGAGAGATCTTACTCGGCCAATGTTAGAATCACTCCGGTCCTTAACGTTCCGATTTGTTCGCTTAGAGGGTCTCCAAAGTCCGGTTCGGTTTTCGGATTCAGTCAGTTGTTTTCTTCGCAGCAGAAGAACGGACACGGAAACGCAGCTCGACAGCAGAATAACAGTAGGAACCGGACTGATCGAACCTGA
- the LOC123204826 gene encoding LOW QUALITY PROTEIN: SEED MATURATION PROTEIN 1 (The sequence of the model RefSeq protein was modified relative to this genomic sequence to represent the inferred CDS: substituted 1 base at 1 genomic stop codon): protein MAKSKDDIKYGTAQAKLSXDETLRVRYKHGTPLEGGKIADSEPVDLFSSARNINDSSHDQHHRSSETYQSQSHPRPDSKEAEGGGKFQSSNTKNSG from the coding sequence ATGGCGAAGAGCAAAGACGATATAAAGTATGGAACCGCACAGGCAAAGCTATCTTAAGACGAAACTCTGCGGGTCAGGTACAAGCACGGCACGCCACTTGAAGGAGGAAAGATTGCTGATTCTGAACCAGTCGATCTCTTCTCCAGCGCCCGCAACATTAATGATTCATCTCATGATCAACATCATCGTTCTTCTGAAACTTATCAATCTCAGTCGCATCCTCGACCTGACAGTAAAGAAGCTGAAGGTGGAGGAAAGTTTCAAAGCTCTAACACCAAAAACTCTGGTTGA
- the LOC123195440 gene encoding NAC domain-containing protein 21/22 isoform X2, translating into MNMEKLKSFNMSNISVVEARLPPGFRFHPRDEELVCDYLMKKMNHCDTLLLIEVDLNKCEPWDIPETACVGGRDWYFYSQRDRKYATGLRTNRATASGYWKATGKDRAIMREGSLVGMRKTLVFYQGRAPKGRKTDWVMHEFRIEGPSGPPKVSSPKEDWVLCRVSYKNRDQVGAQPRMGTRTSCSYDDTGSSSLPPLMDSYITFDQTQPNNLTQFDDQQVSCFSIFSPNQIANPIFSHHLEPNNNNIIVSDSQFGQIFPGLESFYSGDNNKVIKAVLNQLTKVERNNEDNIIIPNMGGSSPSPESLLSEVGLPNMWNNSHF; encoded by the exons ATGAACATGGAAAAGTTAAAAAG CTTCAACATGAGCAACATAAGCGTAGTGGAGGCAAGGTTGCCGCCGGGGTTTCGGTTTCATCCGAGAGACGAAGAACTAGTCTGTGATTActtgatgaagaagatgaatcaCTGTGATACTCTTCTCTTGATTGAAGTTGACCTCAACAAGTGTGAGCCTTGGGATATTCCTG AAACTGCCTGTGTAGGAGGGAGGGACTGGTATTTTTACAGCCAGCGGGATCGAAAATATGCAACAGGATTAAGGACAAATCGAGCTACTGCATCAGGGTACTGGAAAGCCACCGGGAAAGATAGAGCGATTATGCGTGAAGGCAGCCTTGTTGGGATGAGAAAGACTTTGGTTTTCTACCAAGGGAGAGCTCCTAAAGGAAGAAAAACTGACTGGGTTATGCATGAGTTCAGGATTGAAGGACCTTCTGGCCCTCCTAAAGTTTCTTCTCCCAAG GAAGATTGGGTATTGTGTCGAGTGTCTTACAAGAACAGAGATCAAGTTGGTGCCCAACCAAGGATGGGAACAAGAACAAGTTGCAGTTATGATGACACAGGCTCTTCATCTCTTCCACCATTAATGGATTCTTACATCACTTTTGATCAAACTCAACCAAATAATTTAACTCAGTTTGATGATCAGCAAGTGTCCTGCTTCTCCATTTTCTCCCCAAACCAAATTGCCAACCccattttctctcatcatttgGAACCAAACAATAACAACATTATCGTTTCTGATTCCCAGTTTGGCCAAATATTTCCAGGTTTAGAATCCTTCTATTCCGGTGACAACAACAAGGTAATTAAAGCTGTTTTGAACCAGCTTACCAAAGTTGAAAGGAATAATGAAGACAATATTATTATTCCTAACATGGGAGGATCATCTCCAAGCCCTGAAAGCTTGTTATCTGAAGTGGGTTTGCCAAACATGTGGAATAAtagtcatttttaa
- the LOC123209341 gene encoding uncharacterized protein LOC123209341 isoform X1, whose protein sequence is MVRGRDACWEHCVLVDATRQKVRCNYCRREFSGGVYRMKFHLAQIKNKDIVPCAEVPDDVRDHIQSILSTPKKQKNPKKPKTDRAANGQQNSSSASGGNHPNHGSSERRGSTCPSLLFPQPLPSLQPAEDDAQKQKQDDADRKIAAFFFHNSIPFSAAKSVYYQEMVKAVAECGIDYKAPSYENLRSTLLEKVKNDIHDYHKKCRDEWKGTGCTILCDSWTDGKAKSLVVFSVSCPKGALFLKSVDVSGNEENATYLFELLESVVLEVGVENVIQVITDSTACYIYAGRLLMNKYSSLFWSPCAAYCIDKMLEDIGKQEWVAMILEEAKTVTRYIYSHAWTLNMMSKFTSGKELIRPRMNRFVSNYLSLRSIVIHEENLKQMFSHSEWLSSMYSRRPDAQAVKSLLYLDRFWKSAHEAVSVSEPLVKMLRIVDGDMPAMGYIYEGIDKAKFAIQAYYKGVEEKYIPIWDIIDRRWNVQLISPLHAAAAFLNPSIFYNPNFKMDLRMRNGFQEAMIKLATTDREKREITKEHPLYINAQGALGTDFAIMGRTLNAPGICDWWASYGYEIPTLQRAAIRILGQPCSSHWCRWNWRTFEMIHGKKRNKAELEKFNDLVFVHCSLWLQGICQSRDGKSKPIIYDEIDVSLEWPTESESPAPLLDDSWLDNLPLECRNSP, encoded by the exons ATGGTTCGTGGAAGAGATGCCTGTTGGGAACATTGTGTGCTTGTGGATGCGACACGACAGAAGGTGAGGTGCAATTATTGTCGTCGAGAGTTCAGTGGAGGGGTTTACAGGATGAAGTTTCATTTAGCTCAAATCAAGAACAAAGATATAGTCCCTTGTGCAGAAGTCCCTGATGATGTACGAGACCATATTCAAAGTATATTAAGCACTCCCAAGAAGCAGAAAAATCCTAAAAAACCAAAGACTGATCGGGCAGCCAATGGTCAGCAAAACAGTTCTTCAGCTAGTGGTGGTAACCATCCAAACCATGGCTCTAGTGAGCGGCGTGGTAGCACCTGCCCGTCTTTGTTATTTCCACAGCCATTGCCGAGTTTACAGCCAGCGGAAGATGATGCTCAAAAGCAAAAACAGGATGATGCTGATAGAAAGATTGCTGCATTTTTCTTCCATAATTCTATACCCTTTAGTGCTGCTAAATCAGTGTATTATCAGGAAATGGTGAAAGCTGTAGCAGAGTGTGGAATAGATTACAAAGCTCCAAGTTATGAAAATTTGAGATCTACCCTATTGGAAAAGGTGAAAAATGACATCCATGATTATCACAAGAAATGTCGAGATGAGTGGAAAGGAACAGGTTGCACGATCTTGTGTGATAGTTGGACTGATGGCAAAGCCAAATCACTTGTTGTTTTTTCAGTTTCATGCCCAAAAGGGGCGTTATTTTTGAAGTCAGTTGATGTGTCAGGTAATGAAGAGAATGCTACTTACTTGTTTGAGTTGCTTGAGTCTGTTGTCTTGGAGGTTGGTGTGGAAAATGTTATTCAAGTAATAACAGATAGCACAGCCTGTTATATTTATGCTGGAAGACTTCTAATGAACAAGTACAGTTCATTGTTTTGGTCTCCCTGTGCTGCTTATTGTATAGATAAGATGTTGGAGGATATCGGTAAACAAGAGTGGGTGGCAATGATCTTGGAGGAAGCAAAGACTGTCACAAGGTATATTTATAGTCATGCATGGACATTAAACATGATGAGCAAGTTTACAAGCGGAAAAGAGTTGATCAGACCAAGAATGAATAGATTTGTTTCTAATTATCTCTCCTTGAGGTCCATTGTGATCCATGAAGAAAATTTAAAGCAAATGTTTTCTCACTCAGAGTGGTTATCCTCCATGTATAGTAGGCGTCCTGATGCTCAAGCTGTAAAGTCCTTGTTGTATTTGGACAGATTTTGGAAGTCTGCTCATGAAGCCGTAAGTGTTTCTGAACCACTAGTTAAAATGTTGAGGATTGTTGATGGAGACATGCCAGCTATGGGCTATATATACGAGGGAATAGATAAAGCAAAATTTGCAATCCAGGCATATTATAAGGGTgttgaagagaaatatattCCCATTTGGGATATAATTGATCGCAGATGGAATGTACAACTTATCTCACCTTTACATGCAGCAGCAGCATTTCTCAACCCTTCAATTTTCTACAACCCAAATTTTAAGATGGACTTAAGGATGAGAAATGGATTTCAAGAAGCCATGATAAAGTTGGCTACAACagatagagagaaaagagaaatcACCAAGGAGCATCCGCTGTACATAAATGCTCAAGGCGCTCTTGGCACTGATTTTGCAATCATGGGAAGGACCCTGAATGCCCCAGGTATAT GTGATTGGTGGGCGAGCTATGGTTATGAAATCCCGACCCTGCAAAGAGCTGCGATACGGATACTGGGCCAACCGTGCAGTTCACATTGGTGCAGATGGAATTGGAGAACCTTTGAGATGATACATGGCAAGAAACGAAACAAAGCAGAACTGGAAAAATTCAATGATTTAGTGTTTGTGCACTGCAGTCTTTGGTTACAGGGTATATGTCAAAGTAGGGATGGAAAAAGTAAACCTATAATCTATGATGAAATAGATGTTAGTTTAGAATGGCCAACTGAATCAGAATCTCCAGCCCCTCTGTTGGATGATTCTTGGTTGGATAATTTACCCCTTGAATGCAGAAATAGTCCTTGA
- the LOC123195440 gene encoding NAC domain-containing protein 21/22 isoform X1, with translation MIWHFVDLVLSKSLWGRGKNFNMSNISVVEARLPPGFRFHPRDEELVCDYLMKKMNHCDTLLLIEVDLNKCEPWDIPETACVGGRDWYFYSQRDRKYATGLRTNRATASGYWKATGKDRAIMREGSLVGMRKTLVFYQGRAPKGRKTDWVMHEFRIEGPSGPPKVSSPKEDWVLCRVSYKNRDQVGAQPRMGTRTSCSYDDTGSSSLPPLMDSYITFDQTQPNNLTQFDDQQVSCFSIFSPNQIANPIFSHHLEPNNNNIIVSDSQFGQIFPGLESFYSGDNNKVIKAVLNQLTKVERNNEDNIIIPNMGGSSPSPESLLSEVGLPNMWNNSHF, from the exons ATGATTTGGCATTTTGTGGACCTAGTTTTATCTAAAAGTCTTTGGGGAAGAGGAAAAAA CTTCAACATGAGCAACATAAGCGTAGTGGAGGCAAGGTTGCCGCCGGGGTTTCGGTTTCATCCGAGAGACGAAGAACTAGTCTGTGATTActtgatgaagaagatgaatcaCTGTGATACTCTTCTCTTGATTGAAGTTGACCTCAACAAGTGTGAGCCTTGGGATATTCCTG AAACTGCCTGTGTAGGAGGGAGGGACTGGTATTTTTACAGCCAGCGGGATCGAAAATATGCAACAGGATTAAGGACAAATCGAGCTACTGCATCAGGGTACTGGAAAGCCACCGGGAAAGATAGAGCGATTATGCGTGAAGGCAGCCTTGTTGGGATGAGAAAGACTTTGGTTTTCTACCAAGGGAGAGCTCCTAAAGGAAGAAAAACTGACTGGGTTATGCATGAGTTCAGGATTGAAGGACCTTCTGGCCCTCCTAAAGTTTCTTCTCCCAAG GAAGATTGGGTATTGTGTCGAGTGTCTTACAAGAACAGAGATCAAGTTGGTGCCCAACCAAGGATGGGAACAAGAACAAGTTGCAGTTATGATGACACAGGCTCTTCATCTCTTCCACCATTAATGGATTCTTACATCACTTTTGATCAAACTCAACCAAATAATTTAACTCAGTTTGATGATCAGCAAGTGTCCTGCTTCTCCATTTTCTCCCCAAACCAAATTGCCAACCccattttctctcatcatttgGAACCAAACAATAACAACATTATCGTTTCTGATTCCCAGTTTGGCCAAATATTTCCAGGTTTAGAATCCTTCTATTCCGGTGACAACAACAAGGTAATTAAAGCTGTTTTGAACCAGCTTACCAAAGTTGAAAGGAATAATGAAGACAATATTATTATTCCTAACATGGGAGGATCATCTCCAAGCCCTGAAAGCTTGTTATCTGAAGTGGGTTTGCCAAACATGTGGAATAAtagtcatttttaa
- the LOC123209341 gene encoding uncharacterized protein LOC123209341 isoform X2: MVRGRDACWEHCVLVDATRQKVRCNYCRREFSGGVYRMKFHLAQIKNKDIVPCAEVPDDVRDHIQSILSTPKKQKNPKKPKTDRAANGQQNSSSASGGNHPNHGSSERRGSTCPSLLFPQPLPSLQPAEDDAQKQKQDDADRKIAAFFFHNSIPFSAAKSVYYQEMVKAVAECGIDYKAPSYENLRSTLLEKVKNDIHDYHKKCRDEWKGTGCTILCDSWTDGKAKSLVVFSVSCPKGALFLKSVDVSGNEENATYLFELLESVVLEVGVENVIQVITDSTACYIYAGRLLMNKYSSLFWSPCAAYCIDKMLEDIGKQEWVAMILEEAKTVTRYIYSHAWTLNMMSKFTSGKELIRPRMNRFVSNYLSLRSIVIHEENLKQMFSHSEWLSSMYSRRPDAQAVKSLLYLDRFWKSAHEAVSVSEPLVKMLRIVDGDMPAMGYIYEGIDKAKFAIQAYYKGVEEKYIPIWDIIDRRWNVQLISPLHAAAAFLNPSIFYNPNFKMDLRMRNGFQEAMIKLATTDREKREITKEHPLYINAQGALGTDFAIMGRTLNAPGDWWASYGYEIPTLQRAAIRILGQPCSSHWCRWNWRTFEMIHGKKRNKAELEKFNDLVFVHCSLWLQGICQSRDGKSKPIIYDEIDVSLEWPTESESPAPLLDDSWLDNLPLECRNSP; encoded by the exons ATGGTTCGTGGAAGAGATGCCTGTTGGGAACATTGTGTGCTTGTGGATGCGACACGACAGAAGGTGAGGTGCAATTATTGTCGTCGAGAGTTCAGTGGAGGGGTTTACAGGATGAAGTTTCATTTAGCTCAAATCAAGAACAAAGATATAGTCCCTTGTGCAGAAGTCCCTGATGATGTACGAGACCATATTCAAAGTATATTAAGCACTCCCAAGAAGCAGAAAAATCCTAAAAAACCAAAGACTGATCGGGCAGCCAATGGTCAGCAAAACAGTTCTTCAGCTAGTGGTGGTAACCATCCAAACCATGGCTCTAGTGAGCGGCGTGGTAGCACCTGCCCGTCTTTGTTATTTCCACAGCCATTGCCGAGTTTACAGCCAGCGGAAGATGATGCTCAAAAGCAAAAACAGGATGATGCTGATAGAAAGATTGCTGCATTTTTCTTCCATAATTCTATACCCTTTAGTGCTGCTAAATCAGTGTATTATCAGGAAATGGTGAAAGCTGTAGCAGAGTGTGGAATAGATTACAAAGCTCCAAGTTATGAAAATTTGAGATCTACCCTATTGGAAAAGGTGAAAAATGACATCCATGATTATCACAAGAAATGTCGAGATGAGTGGAAAGGAACAGGTTGCACGATCTTGTGTGATAGTTGGACTGATGGCAAAGCCAAATCACTTGTTGTTTTTTCAGTTTCATGCCCAAAAGGGGCGTTATTTTTGAAGTCAGTTGATGTGTCAGGTAATGAAGAGAATGCTACTTACTTGTTTGAGTTGCTTGAGTCTGTTGTCTTGGAGGTTGGTGTGGAAAATGTTATTCAAGTAATAACAGATAGCACAGCCTGTTATATTTATGCTGGAAGACTTCTAATGAACAAGTACAGTTCATTGTTTTGGTCTCCCTGTGCTGCTTATTGTATAGATAAGATGTTGGAGGATATCGGTAAACAAGAGTGGGTGGCAATGATCTTGGAGGAAGCAAAGACTGTCACAAGGTATATTTATAGTCATGCATGGACATTAAACATGATGAGCAAGTTTACAAGCGGAAAAGAGTTGATCAGACCAAGAATGAATAGATTTGTTTCTAATTATCTCTCCTTGAGGTCCATTGTGATCCATGAAGAAAATTTAAAGCAAATGTTTTCTCACTCAGAGTGGTTATCCTCCATGTATAGTAGGCGTCCTGATGCTCAAGCTGTAAAGTCCTTGTTGTATTTGGACAGATTTTGGAAGTCTGCTCATGAAGCCGTAAGTGTTTCTGAACCACTAGTTAAAATGTTGAGGATTGTTGATGGAGACATGCCAGCTATGGGCTATATATACGAGGGAATAGATAAAGCAAAATTTGCAATCCAGGCATATTATAAGGGTgttgaagagaaatatattCCCATTTGGGATATAATTGATCGCAGATGGAATGTACAACTTATCTCACCTTTACATGCAGCAGCAGCATTTCTCAACCCTTCAATTTTCTACAACCCAAATTTTAAGATGGACTTAAGGATGAGAAATGGATTTCAAGAAGCCATGATAAAGTTGGCTACAACagatagagagaaaagagaaatcACCAAGGAGCATCCGCTGTACATAAATGCTCAAGGCGCTCTTGGCACTGATTTTGCAATCATGGGAAGGACCCTGAATGCCCCAG GTGATTGGTGGGCGAGCTATGGTTATGAAATCCCGACCCTGCAAAGAGCTGCGATACGGATACTGGGCCAACCGTGCAGTTCACATTGGTGCAGATGGAATTGGAGAACCTTTGAGATGATACATGGCAAGAAACGAAACAAAGCAGAACTGGAAAAATTCAATGATTTAGTGTTTGTGCACTGCAGTCTTTGGTTACAGGGTATATGTCAAAGTAGGGATGGAAAAAGTAAACCTATAATCTATGATGAAATAGATGTTAGTTTAGAATGGCCAACTGAATCAGAATCTCCAGCCCCTCTGTTGGATGATTCTTGGTTGGATAATTTACCCCTTGAATGCAGAAATAGTCCTTGA